A part of Uloborus diversus isolate 005 chromosome 6, Udiv.v.3.1, whole genome shotgun sequence genomic DNA contains:
- the LOC129224684 gene encoding uncharacterized protein LOC129224684, whose protein sequence is MEPEPFKESPTPSSSEEDRKYVSKAVAFVMGHARSGFVSLCAGLATLFKEKAKLKDEVEELRQELELAKSELCMQKECHPETFKYLKGCACANCRKKKQQQFESISPPLNNGDKIVISGEICGTVCYVGHIDSLQKSEIYVGLCVDEAIGDSDGSVGEKTYFRVPSRHGFVVPLSHVLCVIK, encoded by the coding sequence ATGGAGCCGGAGCCTTTCAAAGAATCACCCACACCTAGCTCAAGTGAGGAAGATAGAAAATACGTAAGCAAAGCTGTTGCATTTGTCATGGGACACGCGCGTAGTGGGTTTGTTTCACTGTGTGCTGGCTTGGCGacactttttaaagaaaaggcaaaattaaaagaCGAAGTTGAAGAACTGCGACAGGAACTGGAACTTGCCAAAAGTGAACTTTGCATGCAGAAAGAATGCCACCCAgaaactttcaaatatttaaaaggttGCGCCTGTGCAAATTGTCGGAAGAAAAAACAGCAACAATTCGAATCCATTTCTCCTCCATTAAATAATGGCGATAAGATTGTCATTTCTGGAGAAATATGTGGAACTGTCTGTTATGTAGGTCACATAGATTCACTCCAAAAATCAGAAATATACGTTGGTTTGTGTGTAGATGAAGCGATAGGAGATTCAGATGGTAGTGTTGGTGAGAAAACATATTTCAGGGTGCCATCACGACACGGTTTTGTTGTTCCTCTCTCCCATGTGTTATGcgttataaaatga